In Bosea sp. PAMC 26642, the DNA window TAGCTCCATACGCAGAAGGCAGGATCCAGGGGCATGAATGTCCTAGCGCGACGCCATCGCGCTTCCACGGGCAAGCCCTCGTCTTCCCACGGGCCTGTGGACCAGACGCCGTAGGGACAGGCCAGGGAGACCGGCCTCGTTTGGCTTCCTCGGGCAAGCCCCGGCCTTCCCACGGGTTTTGTGGTGGGACGCCGCGGGGAGAGGCCAGGGAGTCCGTCCCTGTTTGGCTCCCACGGGCAAGCCCCGGCCTGCCCTGGCTTTTTGTGCTGGGACGCCGCTGGGGGAGGCCAGGGTCACGGTTGGTGTCTTCGAGGCCTCCCTGTTCGCGATGGCCAGCCATAGCGCTAGACGCGCGGCGGGTGGGCTGCGGCCATAACTCGGAGCCGATCGCCAACGGAGAGCGCCAGGATCAAGGTTGCCGCCACCTGCGGCGGCGCATCGTTGATCGCCGCGTAGACGTGATCGAGGGCGGCATCGCGGTCGGACAGGTGCGCGGCGAGAGCCAGTCTCGCAAGCGCAATGCGCTGCTGAAGGGTTGCCCCCTCAGCCGCCGCACCCGTCAGCCCCCTATCCTCCGGCGAGAGGTCGCGGCGACGCAGGCTCTTCCTGAAGCGGTCGGCCATCTCGCCATGATGCTGCGCCTCGCGAACCAGCGCGTCGATATCCGGCTGGGCCTCGAGATAGGCCAGCAGGGTGCCGTGCTCCTCCAGCCGGTGAATGGTGGCCGGGCTCTCGGCGCCCGTCCCCAGCAGACGGGCGATGTAGGAGAGAATGTCCGAAGTGACTTCTTCGGCGTCGATGTCGCCGAGCTCGAAGGCGATCTCGATCACCTCCCGAAGATCGTTGGTTTCCGGCTCCTCGAGCCGGTGCAACATGGCGTGGCCCTGCTCGCGGCGGGCATGCCGGTCTGCACCGCTCCGGGCCGGGATCAGCGCCACCGCGATGCTGGCAACAGAGTTGAGCCGAACGACAGCGTGGAGCTGGCCGACATGCCGGAAGAAGATGTCGGGATCGCTGCCGTCGGTCAGCGCGATGAAGCGCTCGTGCTCTTGGGCGTGCTGGAAAGCCCGCGTGGTCATCGCGACGATGGCCGGCGGATGGGAGAAGAATCCGGAATAGTCGCGCAGCGTCGGCGCGTTGAGCGACACGGCAGCGAGCTCGTCGATGACGGGACGCAGGGTCCTGTCGATCCTGAGGTCGCGCAGGGTCGCTGGCGCCCGCTCGCGATGGGATTTGGTCATGATGTGATCGTCCTGGAATGTCGGCCTGAGTTCCCCGGGGTGTGGTCCCCTTCGCCTCGCCACTTCCTCGTCTCGCCCCGCTCAGGCCGTTCCCGTGCCGCGTCATGAGAAAAGGACGCGGACCTCGCGGCCGCGCCCTTCCTGTCGTCATCATCTACGGAAGACCCTCAGGAGGCGGCCAAGACGGGTACTTCCTCCACCCCTTGCGGCAGCGCGTCGCGGCGCTGCAGGAGCCAGGCCCTGATCTCATCGAGCGCGGCCAGCAAGCCAGGTTCGATCGTCGCGGCCAGTTCGTCGCAGCGCGCCAACGCCTTGGGAAAAGTCAGCCATGGCACCTCGTCCTCGGTCGTGAGGCGGTGCTGCAGCCAGTCCCGGCCCCTGCGCCGAGCCTCGGGCGAGAGCGCCTCCGGCGCGTTCAGGAAGATCTGCCGAAGCGCCAGGCTGCGCAGCCGAGGGTCTCTGATGTGCCAGGCGGTGAAGTTCTCGCGGAACTTCCACTCGATCTCGTGGAAGCGCTGGCAAGCGGCGACATCGGCGTCCGAGACGAAGCCGCCCGAATAAAGCTGCGCTTCGGGCCAGGGCGATACCTCGCGATCGACGTACTGGTCCTTGAGCGCGAGGGCGAGCTGACGAAGGAATGTCGGGTGCGCCCACAGCGCCCGGGCCCGATCGCGATAGACATGATCGGGTTCGGGATCGACCAGGGCATGGGCGGCCTGGTGCCATGCGAACAGGATGGGCATGGCGTTCGTCTTCACCTGTCGCACCGGTGACCGGCTCGACCGGATCCGGACGAGCAGGTCCGGGGCGGCCAGGTCGATGAACCCGGCGGGGTCCTGGCTGAGGTCGATGCAGACCCGGGCGTTGGGATTGGTTGGCGAACCGATCGTGGGCAGCACCGGCGTCAGGCGCGAAGTTCCACCAAGGATCAGCGGCTCTCCCGGTTCCATCAGGGCGATCGGGCCTGATTTCTTGGCGTGACCCAGCATCGTCGCCATTGTCATCGGCGCCTGGTCGAGCAACAGCATGAACAGCTCGCGGGTCGCCCTGACGTCGGCGAGCGCGTCATGGGCGTCGTCCTCGCTGAGCGCTATTCCATTCGCCCTGCACACCGCGCCGAGCTTGAGCACGGCCTTGCCGGCGGCGTCGCGCGGGATCATGACGGCCTCCGGTTCGACCATCACGATCGCGCGCAGGCTCGTCAGCACGTCTAATCGGCCGTGACCGGTCATCGAGGCTGCGTAGGGCGGCAGCAGTGTCTGGAAGAACGACTGCCGAACCATCTCGTCGTCGAACCGAATATTATTGTAGCCGACTAACATAGTTGGCTTACAGTCGGCGAGGATCCGGGCGATCTGCGCCATCATCTCGAGATGGCTTAGCGGCTGGTTTTCCAGCATCGCCGGCGTGACACCGGTGATTAGCAGCGCATCCGGCGACGGCACGACATGCACGGGCAAGCGGCAGCGCAGCGTCAGCTCGCGTTGGACGCGGTGATCTGCGTCGGCTTGTACGAACGCCGCCTGCAGCGGCATATCGACGCAGGGACCGAGTCCGGACGCCTCCAGATCAAAGTAGAGAAATGCCATGGCGATCACTGCGTCCGGCCGAAGGGCTGGTCGAGCGGCATGAGCACCATGTTCAGGCGCTCCGCATCGGCCTTCATCGCCGCCTCGATCATGATGACGGCGTGCGAGCGTGCGACCTCGCCCTTGAGCTGGCCCATGGCCTCATAGGCGTGCACCTTGAGGGCCAGCACGTCGCGCAGCGTCGTGGGCGCCTCAGCCATCAGCAGCGCCATCCGGCGCGCCGCGATCCTCGCGCCCTCGGCCAGCTGCTGGCCGTTGAGGCCATGGTCGCTGAAGACGCGCTCGGGCGCCTCGCCCAACAGCATCGCATGCGCATGGGCGGTTTCCCATTTGAGGAAGAGGGCATCGGCACTCTGCGGGGACGCATAGGCCCTCGCGTACAACCTCATCTCGCTATCCTCCGGCAGCGCTTCGTCGCCGCCGGCAAAATTCTTGGTCGTCATGTTGTTCGTCCATAGGAGCGCGGGCCCGGGGGCCCGCTCCATGGGCACTTTTCTCCGGGGGTCACCCCTAATGGGTTCCGTTTCCCGACTTGTTCGCTCTCTTCTGCGGAGCGCCGGCAGGGTTGTATCTCTGCACGGCCATCGAAGCGGTCTGATCCTAAAGTGATCCAACGGGCAATTGTGGCCCATAGCAGGCGCTCGAAATGTCTGCTTTTTGGTAGGATGACTCGTGGAATCAGGTCATTGCGAATCCTGACTGGCTTCGACGATCCCCATCCGCTCCCGAGGCGTCTCTTGATCTTGGGGGCGTCAACAGACCTTTTGACCGGCTTCGAGCCGACCGGTTGATCCCTGTAGTTCCGCCGGGGTTTGGCAGCATCCATGTGTTGTTATAAACGGAGGGGGCATGGTGCCGGTAGAAGCGAAAGGCTCAAAGTGATGCTAGTGGACGATGCGCCATTTGCCGTCGACGCCTCGGAACCCCAGCGTCGTCCGAACCATATTTCGACATCAACGCCATCCTTGCGCTTGCCGGTGAATGGCCGAGCGAATGGGTAAAGGCGACGGCGCCAGAGGCGGCGACAGTCACGTCGCGATCCTCCCAACGCGGCGGCGCTTCGTAGAGGACGAGCCAGCCCGTGGTCCCCTCGCGCACCGAGGCTTTGCCGCCGCTGTGCAGCAGACCGAACATGTCAAACACGGTGATGTCCTCAGCGATCGACGAGACGATTGTTTCGACATCACCCATCGCGACTGCGTCTCCGCGCGCCGCGATTAAGGCGCGTATCGCACCTTTTTCCGTAGCGCTTACGATCCATACTCCAACTTGGGATACCAGTCGGTTCCGCGACCCCCGGGCGTCAAATCGAGAATCGACCATAGCGACGCGATGTCCGGCGCGTCGCGCGGGTCCTGACCAGGGTCCGCAAGCTCCATCGACATTTCGCTGGCCCAGAACAGCCGCACCTTGCCGCCATCGCGCCTGAACACGACTAGCGCGGGGTTTTCGGTGCCATCGTCGTTGAGCAGTTTTAGGTCGCTGGCATAGTCATCGCCGATCGTTTGGACAAAATCGAGGTGCTCCCAGCCGCGCTCGAAGGCGAAACGAAGCTGCCGCTCGACCGGACTACGGCCAAGGATCTTTAGTGCTACTCGCTGCTTGATGTCGGCGGCGTTGCCGTTCACCGCGCCCAGCCAGTTCGTGCACATCGGGCAAGGCCGCTCTCGCTTGGGGCCATACATCCAGAAATAGGTCACGAGCGCATCATGATCGCCGAACAGGTCGATCAGACCGATGTCATTGCCGTTCCCGTCCTTGAAGCGATAGTCTTTTTCGATAACAGGGCCTGGAGGAAGCGCACGGCGCTGCTCGCTCAAGCGGGTCATGTCACGGCGGAATTTGATTTCGTCGGCAAGCAACGCCTGGCGCGCGTTGCGATACGCATCGCTTTCGCCGGGGAAAGGCGTACGGCCCTTTTTCGCCAGGTCTTTCGGGTTGGCAGCTGCCTCGGTGGCCATGGCGTGTTCCTTCAGTGTTCGGTCGAGCGCTTCGTAGAACCCCATTAGAAACGCCGACTGGGTTTTTCAAAGAACGCGAGGTTACGTAATGCTATCCGTTCGTTCGGGCCGACTGTATCTATTCACGACAATTCCACAGTCATATCTCTGCGTACCATCTTCTTTGCGCGTTTGAGTTCGGGTGACGGCAACCTTTAGGACGTGACGCGCACCGCGCCCCTGGCCGCGCTCGTCGCGAAAGCGGCATAGGCCTTCAGCGCGGTGGTTACCTTGCGCTTGCGCGCAACCGCCGGCTTCCAGCCGTACTTGCCCGTTGCGTCCATGGCGGCCCGACGGCGTGCGAGTTCCTCGTCTCCGACATAGAGCACGATGCTGCGGCCGGGGATGTCGATCGCAATCATGTCGCCGGGCTCGACGAGGCCGATCGCGCCGCCCTCAGCCGCTTCCGGCGAGACATGGCCGATCGAGAGTCCCGACGAGCCGCCAGAAAAGCGCCCGTCGGTGATCAGCGCGCAGGCCTTGCCGAGCCCTTTCGACTTCAGATAGCTCGTCGGATAGAGCATCTCCTGCATGCCCGGCCCGCCTCGCGGCCCCTCATAGCGGATCACCACGACGTCGCCGACCTTGACCTTGCCGTTGAGGATGCCGTCTACCGCCGCGTCCTGGCTCTCGAAGATCACAGCGGGGCCGGAGAAGGTCAGGATAGACGAATCGACGCCCGCCGTTTTCACGATGCAGCCGTCGAGCGCGAGATTACCGTAGAGCACGGCGAGCCCGCCATCCTGCGAATGGGCATGGGCCCTGTCGCGGATCACGCCACCGCTGCGGTCGAGGTCGAGCTCCTCGTAGCGCCGCTCCTGGCTGAAGGCGACCTGCGTCGGCACGCCGCCGGGCGCGGCGCTATAGAAGGAGCGCACGCTCTCGCTCGTCGTCTGCGCCACGTCCCAGCGCTCCAGCGCCTCGGCTATGCTCGTCGCATGCACGGTCGGCAGCGAGCTGTCGATCAGGCCGGCGCGGTCGAGTTCGCCCAGGATCGCCATGATGCCGCCAGCGCGATGGATGTCCTCCATATGGACGTTGGCGACCGAGGGCGCGACCTTGCACAAAACCGGCACCTGCCGCGACAGCCGGTCGATGTCGGCCATGCTGAACGCGCATTCGGCTTCGTGCGCCGCCGCCAGCAGATGCAGCACCGTATTGGTTGAGCCGCCCATGGCGATGTCGAGCGTCATCGCGTTCTCGAAGGCCTTGAAGCTCGCGACATTGCGCGGCAGCACGCTGGCATCGTCCTGCTCGTAATGGCGCCGGGTGATGTCGACGATCAGATGCCCGGCCTCGACGAAGAGGCGCTTGCGGTCGGCATGGGTCGCCAGCACCGAGCCGTTGCCCGGCAGCGCCAGGCCCAGCGCCTCGGTCAGGCAATTCATCGAATTGGCGGTGAACATGCCCGAGCAGGAGCCGCAGGTCGGGCAGGCCGAGCGCTCGATCGCCTCGACCTCGGCGTCGGAGTACGTGCTGTCCGCGGCGGCGACCATGGCGTCGACGAGGTCGACTTTTTTGAGCACGCCCTCGGCGATGTACTTTCCGGCCTCCATAGGCCCGCCGGAGACGAAGACGGTGGGAATGTTGAGGCGCATCGAGGCCATCAGCATGCCGGGCGTGATCTTGTCGCAGTTCGAGATGCAGACCATCGCATCGGCGCAATGGGCGTTGACCATGTATTCGACGCTGTCGGCGATCAGTTCGCGCGAGGGCAGGCTGTAGAGCATCCCGTCATGGCCCATGGCGATGCCGTCATCGACCGCGATGGTGTTGAACTCCTTGGCGACGCCGCCGGCCTTTTCGATCTCGCGCGCCACCAGCTGGCCGAGGTCCTTGAGATGGACATGGCCGGGCACGAACTGCGTGAAGGAGTTCACGACTGCTATGATCGGCTTGCCGAAGTCCGAATCCTTCATGCCGGTGGCGCGCCAGAGGCCGCGCGCGCCGGCCATATTGCGGCCATGGGTGGTGGTGCGGGAGCGATAGGCGGGCATGATGATCTCGGCGGAGCGGTTGAGGTGCAGACTCTCGACAAGCTAAGCTCCAAGGTCTGCCGGCCATAATGCGATTTTCCGTTCGGCCGCATCGACGAATTTCATCTTAGATGTCGAAATTCTGGAAGTTGGCCGGTCTATAGAGCAACAGGCTGCAACTGCGCGGAGAGACCGTCCATGCTGCGCAACATCGACATCGATCTACTGCGTTGCTTCGTCACCATCGCAGACCTGCGCAGCTTCACCCGTGCCGCCACCGCCCTGTTTCGCAGCCAGTCCACGATCAGCACCCAGGTCCGGCGGCTTGAGGAACTAGCAGGTCAAAGCCTCCTGCAGCGATCGCCACATGAAGTTGCGTTGACCCGCGCCGGCGAAGATTTCCTTGGATATGCGCGCCGGATCGTTTCGCTTCATGATGAAGCTTTGGACGTGATCAACGCCCAAAGCGTCAGCGGATCGGTTCGGCTGGCCGTCATGGACGACTATGCGACGATTGTGCTTCCGCAAACGCTGGCACGTTTCGTTCGCTCGCATCCCGGCGTCGAACTCGAAGTCACCACCGGGTTCACGCGCGACCTGCTGAACGATCTCGGCGGAGCGTTCGACGTCGTTCTGGCGACGCAAAAGGCGGGTGACGGCCGTGGTCAGGTTCTGCGCACTGAACAGACGTCCTGGGCCTGCTCCGACGGTCGGGAGTCTTTCGAGATGGATCGCGTCCCGCTCGCTTTGCTCAAAGCCCCCAACATGTACCGTGAATGGGCCCTTGAGGCGCTGACGGCTGCCGGGCGATCCTGGCGCGTTCTGTTCAGCAGTTCGAGCATCAGCGCGGTCGAAGCCATGGCGGTGTCTGGCGCGGCGGTGACTGTCGTCAAGGCGGGGAC includes these proteins:
- a CDS encoding LysR substrate-binding domain-containing protein, whose protein sequence is MLRNIDIDLLRCFVTIADLRSFTRAATALFRSQSTISTQVRRLEELAGQSLLQRSPHEVALTRAGEDFLGYARRIVSLHDEALDVINAQSVSGSVRLAVMDDYATIVLPQTLARFVRSHPGVELEVTTGFTRDLLNDLGGAFDVVLATQKAGDGRGQVLRTEQTSWACSDGRESFEMDRVPLALLKAPNMYREWALEALTAAGRSWRVLFSSSSISAVEAMAVSGAAVTVVKAGTARPGLRLIGADMGLPPLPPSEIALHLAPGRPSPAIRAFHDHLCAALALPYGNDVAIDESDLQHRPNSFPGP
- the ilvD gene encoding dihydroxy-acid dehydratase; this encodes MPAYRSRTTTHGRNMAGARGLWRATGMKDSDFGKPIIAVVNSFTQFVPGHVHLKDLGQLVAREIEKAGGVAKEFNTIAVDDGIAMGHDGMLYSLPSRELIADSVEYMVNAHCADAMVCISNCDKITPGMLMASMRLNIPTVFVSGGPMEAGKYIAEGVLKKVDLVDAMVAAADSTYSDAEVEAIERSACPTCGSCSGMFTANSMNCLTEALGLALPGNGSVLATHADRKRLFVEAGHLIVDITRRHYEQDDASVLPRNVASFKAFENAMTLDIAMGGSTNTVLHLLAAAHEAECAFSMADIDRLSRQVPVLCKVAPSVANVHMEDIHRAGGIMAILGELDRAGLIDSSLPTVHATSIAEALERWDVAQTTSESVRSFYSAAPGGVPTQVAFSQERRYEELDLDRSGGVIRDRAHAHSQDGGLAVLYGNLALDGCIVKTAGVDSSILTFSGPAVIFESQDAAVDGILNGKVKVGDVVVIRYEGPRGGPGMQEMLYPTSYLKSKGLGKACALITDGRFSGGSSGLSIGHVSPEAAEGGAIGLVEPGDMIAIDIPGRSIVLYVGDEELARRRAAMDATGKYGWKPAVARKRKVTTALKAYAAFATSAARGAVRVTS
- a CDS encoding exonuclease domain-containing protein, with product MAFLYFDLEASGLGPCVDMPLQAAFVQADADHRVQRELTLRCRLPVHVVPSPDALLITGVTPAMLENQPLSHLEMMAQIARILADCKPTMLVGYNNIRFDDEMVRQSFFQTLLPPYAASMTGHGRLDVLTSLRAIVMVEPEAVMIPRDAAGKAVLKLGAVCRANGIALSEDDAHDALADVRATRELFMLLLDQAPMTMATMLGHAKKSGPIALMEPGEPLILGGTSRLTPVLPTIGSPTNPNARVCIDLSQDPAGFIDLAAPDLLVRIRSSRSPVRQVKTNAMPILFAWHQAAHALVDPEPDHVYRDRARALWAHPTFLRQLALALKDQYVDREVSPWPEAQLYSGGFVSDADVAACQRFHEIEWKFRENFTAWHIRDPRLRSLALRQIFLNAPEALSPEARRRGRDWLQHRLTTEDEVPWLTFPKALARCDELAATIEPGLLAALDEIRAWLLQRRDALPQGVEEVPVLAAS
- a CDS encoding DUF899 family protein, encoding MATEAAANPKDLAKKGRTPFPGESDAYRNARQALLADEIKFRRDMTRLSEQRRALPPGPVIEKDYRFKDGNGNDIGLIDLFGDHDALVTYFWMYGPKRERPCPMCTNWLGAVNGNAADIKQRVALKILGRSPVERQLRFAFERGWEHLDFVQTIGDDYASDLKLLNDDGTENPALVVFRRDGGKVRLFWASEMSMELADPGQDPRDAPDIASLWSILDLTPGGRGTDWYPKLEYGS